One Gossypium arboreum isolate Shixiya-1 chromosome 13, ASM2569848v2, whole genome shotgun sequence genomic window, TGCATTGTGAGTAGAGTTGTAAAATCATTATTGTatgcaataaaaaataaatacatacgATGTTAAACACTTAAAATCCACAACAATCAAACTTCATGTGATAGCATAATAATTAAGATATTTACTATTTTAAGTGTAGCTTGAATTTAAATCATATTAATTGTATTTGTTATTCAAATTTTAccctaattttataattaaacaaATGTCCACAACAttcaattttgacttttcaatgcACGGCTCTTAATTACATACTCCTCCAACCAATTTTTTTAAACGAAATTAAACAACACTTCTTTTATTCGGAAATAAAGAgttttaaagaagaaaataagaaaaaatttttCTTATTCAATCACAATAATATTTTTAGTCAATAAAGACTCTTTTaattaaaaaagataaaaatataaaaagatgtTGTGGGGGAAGAAGACGAAGAAGTTGGGAAGAGAGGAAGAGGGAACGTGAGGAGcaaatgaattaaaaaatatgtaattttattaattaaatttacttttaataaatatatgtttaaaagccACTATATGGTATTCTTTAATTGGCTAATTTTTTTTAACTTCAGTTAACTTTTGGATTAAAATCATAGTAGAGATATTTTAGATATTAAATTGAGATAAAAAATTAGGTAAAAAAAAATACTTCAAACTTCAAAGTCTAAATTTGtgaataaagtttttttttttttcactcaacTATCAAAATTTACATTATGGTTATTCTCATGTTATTGGGTTGTTACGTTTCAGTAACTCCACCATGCAACGAATTGATGATATGACATGTTACCTTAATAGCTAATAGCTAATTTGACCCTTGAATTATAGTTAAATTTTTAGCTTGGTGCTTTTAGAATTTCTTTAATGATGATTCGaaacaaaatttctaaaaatatcaaaaaattcttttttttgaaaaatcataatttatttttaaaactcacAATTCTAATAGTGTTGTTGACTATTATGTAACTTTTGAAAGTAGGGTAaacgaaaaataattttaacttaGACTGAATTACAAAAAAATGTCAGTTTTTTAAGATATTTACTAAATTAggccattttttttgaaaaatgacgAGATTGGATTGAAATAATGAAAACGCTTCCCGCAGCTAGAAGCGTTTTCCCTCAACGACTATTTTCTCCAATAGCTTCCTCCCTAAATAACTGTTGTTGGAACCAACGGCTCCCCCCTGTGCCGCAATggtcacttttttttttctatacaaACCCCcattcatttcatttttttttttcaattcaatctcaactcTCTCTCACATTCTCAAATCTCTCTCaactctttttattattattaaaattatcttaagattttcataaattattttttctattacaatttatttcgtatttttcaaaattaacaatGGCACAATCTCTAATCCGTTTGGATGACAAGCACATTTTCGTCGATCAATTGcaaatgataatttttttattatatctaatgtaatttaatttaaatattttcttgttatattagaatttaatattttgtatgtttatatatatatatatatatatatatataggtggaAGATCGAATTTTGGAGATATATATTCGTAATCTATCTGCTCCTCCATCACCCTTAATCGAACCATACTTAAAAGATGCCAGATTTTTACATGTGGCCCTTATGGGTAGGGGGTGCAAACTAGACCCCACATTTGTAAGCGCGTTGGTAGAAAGGCAGAGATCCGAGACACGCACATTCCATCTTACATACGGTGAGTGTACTATAACTCTGGAGGATGTGCAGTTGTAGCTCAGTAATCGATGGGTGGACTAGTAGCGATTAGGTCAATTTACGCAGTCGATTGGAGAGACGTATGCAATCAACTTTTGGAGAGGGTTCCGGAACAATTTATGGATCCCAGATAGATATGAATTGGTTAAGAAGAAATTTTGGTGGGCTCGATGAGGATTTGACTAAGGTCCAAAAAGAACAACACACCCAGACGTACATCCTTATGATTATCTAGGGTTTCCTAATACCCGATAAGTCACGAAATCTTGTCCATTGAAGGTGGCTTCTAAAACTCTTCAGCTCTAAAGAAGCGGATGAACTTAGTTGGGGGTTAGCTGTGTTGACGATGTTGTACCAGAAGATGTGTTGGGCGACGAAAAGACAATAATTCAAAATCGGTGGTTATATGCTACTACTGTAATCATGGGCGAGGTATCGACTGCCATTTTTATGTCATCGAGTggactacctttatacattcccactcgtaacaaggtaaaattcattAGATAATATATTtaccataataaaattatttaaattttaaattattgtgttaacaAATTATTTCAATAGATGAAACTATGAGCCGAGTTCCGTGGGACTACCGGAAGAGCTTTATTTTAGGAAATGTATCCATATTATAGTAAACATataattgtttttttatttatttgaacgatgaataaataaataaaattaatttcatatttcactattatgtcttttgtatttctgtctttcatattttgcatgcatagtgaAATTGTGGCAATCAAATATTAGCTAATTGGTTGTCTAAGTTCAAACAgatgataagtggcattgtaagaacaTTTACTTTgctagaaagacaacttacttcagtagataatttaAACGAGTCCGTAatctcgtaaaagaatcaaagtgaatatttgattcaaatattgagaaggattattatgtcgtctagaATTCCATTTAaggagatgactagtcttggctactggagcagttgactccatagatagagacatagatgtattcattgacagaatgatacattggactggacccaagatgaattaattatgaatttgtttgtgaattaattcacttgtgacgttcatggtgtgatttacctaaatcctgagttagtcactaacTATGCATGTGTAACTCATGtgttttgatataagtggaggcttatgctctaaagatgattgagccaatagccagtatgttgggtacatgacttgtgtatagtATGGTTTTActagcaatagtggaattcatagctcaattaaaaagttaatgatattctctcattggcattgtgttgattgataaatatggaatgtggccatgggttgcttgttctcaaacgagcaatttatcacagtcatttgttgacagtgatcatactAATCATTAAGaaaacacaatggtgacaatgagataaatgattgtattgagtgaatggatttttaactcaaaggaatcaatgatatcttatgagggtaacacacacatgacgaggtcattggaaaaagcaattggatgaattgctttcataaagagtatacaataaggagttttttgtcatggtacttcttgtggactgactccatgattaagtaactACGAATTATCAGAACGATGCTTCTGGTATAATTGCAATTATtaaagcctaattgtatatgtctgattggtccctTTTCTAGCTCAACAAAAAGCTCGACTAGACTGTATTTTAATCAGAAAAAAATTcttcgactttggaaataatttaattgagtgatttattCGATGTAGATTTAAATTGGGGGAttgtaagaattgttcaactagagaatttgattaaagaattttcttgaaaagttaatttggaaaatctaaatgATTTtggggaaaattaattttgattaaataaaattaaattaatgaaattaattaaaattaatatgatatttttgaaaattaattttcaattcagacaattgacccaatgggtaattgaactttaAAATTGGACCTAAGATTGTAAATTGGGCCCGAGAGCCTAAAAAtcgagaccaagacccaaaaaatGGTCGAACCAAACCGACGGTTCAACTAGTGGCTAGACCGAACCGGTCGGGAAGTCACTGACCTGGACCAAACTGACAAAAATTCGACCAGCTAGGGGTGCTAGCTGCTGCAACGGAGGCATTCTGGTGATCGGCAAATGGTCGACAACGGTGGGTCTTTAGTGGTTGAGCAGTAGAATAATTACACTCTTACTGGGACTTTATTAgagaatttaatttaaaattaactattccaaaaatattattgttttaatatatttaattcaatACTAATCTTAatgtaatttattaatttaatattaaatttaatttaatattctattaatttaataagatttaatatttaatttaatttaatgtttatcttaataaatattatattaatttaatattaaagtataagcttaatcatagttgaactctctaaactctctctATATAAAGAGAGCATTGAGTCATTATTTTACACACACTTGAACTTAAAGAaaattgtagagagaaaattctctgaagaaattatttcaaaaaaaatttagaaatatttttcttatttataacttgacccaaaagttgagagaaattataaaattacactactggtaatttttgtgaattttttattCGAAGTGACCCCACACTCGGAAGatatgagcttgaggatagcgaaAAAGACTTCTCAGTTGAAGCGTTCGTCCTAAACGGAtcaaaaaggtacaattttgattaaatgtttattactttagatatcacaaccaaattCCTGCTttggatttatttttttaattttggtttttccATAAATTTATTTTCCACTGTATTTTCTAAACTCGATTTTCCAACACTTCAAAATATGTGACTTCTGTTAGACCAACATTTAGAAGCCgatgtatgtattttttttaaatttaaattatataatattaacatagttgatttaaaaattaatagtgtatatataactaagatttttattattttaatatagatTGAATGGACGCCATACTCCGATACGACAATTCAAGAATGCATCTCGTCTGAATTTGTTTTGAATTCTAACATCTGACATGTGAAGGTACTATTGGTAGTGTACGCTAATGCGGAGATGCATGAGTCAAATAGAGTGTTTCAACAATTCAGGTTTAGGCAACTTGCAGGGGAGAACGGATGTGCATTGACCTACATTCCACGTGTAATATATCAACATTTGGAACAATAGGTATGAGTTTTTACCAACTCGCAAGACCATTGTCGCTCCGAAGTTAGCCTGCTATCTAGAGTATATGCCATGATTTGAGGTCCATAGTAAGCCATATCTACTAGCGAAAGAGGTGAGGGGTAGACCACCGCGTACGAGGAGGGTAATACGAGCGCCTAGGCATCCAAGGTTTGGCGGAGCTACTGAGGCGGGTCCATCGTCTACGCCTACACAAGAACCAACATCGATGGTCGCACCACCTCTCAGTTAGTATGACTCGACTTATTCTGGTTCTTATACCAACCCTGTCATTTTTACACAAGTACTACATATTGCACCACATTTTTCTGTTTCTACTTTGATGTCAAATTTTGTTTTTGCACCTCCGTCCTCAGCATATTACACGCTGATGCCATCGACGTTTCAGACGATGACGATGACATATATTTCGTCTATCTTTTGGGCATCGACTGAAAGTTTGATCGTTATGCCATCGGTGTGTCCACTGACCGAAATGTATATTGGAAAAGTACCCCACCCCGACACTATTAATTTCCCTaagttttccaacatttcatgGAAATGATGTTTGACGAGCTCCTACCCTGTTGAGAAAGGTGAACAGTTAATACATAATACCTAAACTCGCATGGCCTAGCTAAATATCAAACAATTGAAATAGTGGCGAACACATACCCATGTTGATCATTTGTGTATGCTAAGCTGTAGAGCCGTGTTGTCTGTAGTAGTTTATCACTACATGTCTTAGACAATACCTGTGGTGTGTGCAGTCCCAAAGGCTTCCCTATCATTCAATTGTGTCCATTATTCAAGGTCCCTTGTCGGAGATGACACATATATTGGGTTGAGGGAAACATGGCTCCTCAACCTAGACAGGAAGAAATCACAATTGTCTGCTGACTCTTCCGATATTATTGCAAATACAATCGATAGAATTTTTTTATTGTCATCCTATACCACAACCAACAACAACCGATGGGTATATCTCTTGTATATAAAGGTACCGTCGATTTGTACTAGTGCCTTACAGTACTGGAATGCCTGTCAATATTACTTGAAAGTCAAAAAGAAATGATGGAACACTCGGCATCCATGGAGCAACTGATTGTTGTAGTACGTAGGCATCATTTCCAGATCGATTACACAACCTGAAACATATATTTCCAGTACTTGACACCATTTCTATAAATCGTTGTACGATGCGTCCTACCCATTATGCATATTTTCCAATGTCTTATGCTTTGTGATTCACATATTGTGATACGGCAGCGTGAAATCGAATTGGCTACAAATATTTGCAATTAAAACCGCATAGTAACCCCTAAACTCACTTTTACAATAGGTAGTGTTATGTTTGCGATCATCTCCAAATCCACTTCTTAATGATCCTGTGAAATATCTGCAACAATACAAGTACGTTAAAATTAACAATTCAACTCTCCAAATATCAAATATTCTTGATGTAGTACTAGCAAAAACACATGTATGTGGGGTGATATATTTCTTTATGGTTTACAACCTTGTATTTTTCTTAACATAACCCATGATTTTTCATGCACATCTATTGTCTCGCATTGCGCACTTCACCTCAAACTTGTCAGATTGGGATTTAACAATGTTGAAGTTTACCCCATTCTTGATGTTGTATTGCTTCATTGCAGCGACAAAACCATATTTAGAGGAAAACTCCTTCCTTACTTCTAAATCACTTGAATCTAATGAAGAACTCGCATGGCCCGGTCTTCTGTGTAGTAGTTTTGCGAACTCCAACCCATTTTCTGCTGATAGGTCCACATTATGCATGTATGTTGGAGGTGAGTACGCCGTGAACTGTAGATCTTTTTCGGTATCTTTGCTCAGGCCTTCACCGTCTAAATCGTCATCTTCTAGTTCAGTTGGAACCAACTCTGGTTTAGAAAACAGTGCAATTTTTGAACCATCAGCACCGAGCTCTTAGATTTGATTGAAATCAAATTCAGTGTCTTCTTCATTCTCAACCCCACCAACATCTCCAAGGTTAGATGTCCCTTCATTGATGGACATCATAGGAAGTACATCATCCCTTATTGTATAATTgttgaaacaaccaaaatcaccTACTGATTGCCACATAGTGCTAGGACTTAATGCCATTCCCCTATAAGTGCTCCTAGTATTAAACATCGGCTAACCAAAATTCAAATCAAAACTGCTAATTGATTATCATGAAGGGGTTTAATATTTTGTGTTACAACCAAAATCTGATTGTTTGGTGCTCTATCTGTCGTAGTTGAaatttagggccaaaacagaTGAGCGTCTTCCTATTGATGATTCCAGGAATCATAATGGGAACTTTCTAACAAAGCGATGAGCCACTGCACAACTATATCGTTGGATTCTCAGCTTGTTCTTCCATTCTAGCCTCTCAAAATGGAATATATGTCGACCTCCGAGGGCTTTCATCTGTCCTTGCAAACTTCGCATGTAACTCGAGAAATGGTGATCCACTGTCAATATGTGTCTGCACCATCGCCTCTAACCCCTTCGCACCTTTGATATCGAAATCATCATATTTGATAGGGTCAAACGAAGTACAAAATCGATATTTAAATGACAATACTCTCATTTGGTTGGATTTGATGATTTTTCACCTAATTCTTCCAAGCAATTCCAGCAATTGTATGTTCGAGTTAAAAGCTAATCGCACTATGTTCTTTGATAAAAAAATGACCCCGTTCTCAGTGTCACGCACTTCACCGtcgtaataaaaaataaaattaatttttccactcATTTTCAACAAAATAAATTGTTCAACATGTTCGAAACAAAAACATTATATAGAAAAATAGTGTTGCAATTaaatataaacaaaaaaaaaatcgacCCTTACTTGATACAAATTGCATGGTAGCTCCAAATTATGCCTTATGTGTGAACTTCTCTTCTTTTTACTCATAAATGCCTTATGCCACTCAATGTTGAAATCCATGCTTTTATAGACCTAGAGGTGAGAGgtaattgattcagaaaattttcTCTGCCTAGTGGGGAGTTGAAAGTGCTAAAGGGAAAACACTTCACGTAGGACTCATTTTCAGTGCATTGTTAGAAAAAAAAGCACCGAAAGCGTGTCCAGCTAGATGCGTTTTCATGTCATGTcagctaaaaatataaaataaaataaaaactcaaaACCCTACAaaaacataaaccctaaaaccctaaaaccATAATCCTAACCATacttaaagaaaacaaaaacctAACCCTAAAAAATGGAAATACAAGGAAAACACTTTTAGCTAGAAGCGTTTTTCTGCAAATCAACTGGAAACGTTTTCGTTATTTTAACCTAATCCcgtcatttttcaaaaaaaaatctaattgttataaaataaaaagagataGATAGAATAAAggacaaagaaaatatgaaagcaatagagaatatactttattgatcaaaagggatGATTACGATGCTTCATCAGAGtttttataggcataagaaatataaaagaagTAAATATCTAATTCTCataactattaaaatttaaagtacattaaaactttatctggTTCATGATAGATatccatttaataaaatatttacaacactaatcaaattaattttttaaaagaatactTTTTAGAAATTCAGTCTTTAACTTAAATTAAGTTACCATTTGTGGAATTTACCCTTTCCATAAGCATTTAGGGGTTTTCCAACAATtttggaaagagaaaaaaaaaaagcttaaatgGCATGGAATTGGCGGGCACAACTGGCACACACCTTGATTCTCTCATTTTTTACATTGAAGATTCCGTAGCCAATAGAAGTATCTTTTTTATTTCCATATATTTTTCTTAGAACTTTCCTTcttcctctatttaaagctacTAACCAATCAAAATTCTCCATTGATTTTCTCTCAATTTGTTTTTCTCTTGAACTTTCTTTCTCTCCAAACACACTCTGTAGTAGCCATGTCTCTCATCAACGATTTCATCAAATTCAACCTCAACGAAACCACCAGAAAGTCTATAGCTGAATATTTATGGTTGCTTAATCTGATCTCTTCCATTTATGTTACAATCTCAGAATAATATAATATGATTTCCAGTATTTTTTTTTGAAACGATTTTTCTAATTCTATTTCAGGATCGGGGGAGCCGGTATGGATTTGAGGAGCAAAGCTAGAGTGCGTTTTCAGTGTTCGAACTTTTgaattttgttgaatatttttcaAATTGTTTTACTATATAAAGAATTGCTTTTACAGACTTTGCCTGAACCAGTGACTGATCCTGCGAAACTTCCCTTATGGAATTTTGATGGTTCGAGCACCGATCAGGCTCCTGGTGACGATAGCGAAGTCATTCTTCGGTacgttttatttaattttttttcttgaatCGTTTACATTAGATCATAGTTATCGATTAAGATTCAGTGAATATCCTttgattattaataaaaataataataattattatgtttTGGTGTGAATTTGACTGAATTACTCAGCCCTCAAGCCATATTCAGGGATCCATTTAGAGGAGGAAGCAACATCTTGGTAATTAATTCTTTCCTTTTCTCTCGTGATTTTCTGTGTTGTTTGCATTAATTACTAATTAGTATGGAGGAAAAGGAAACGCCGTAATGTAAATGAATACGCCTTCAAAATCTCATGGTTCATATTAAACTTGAGGgatgtttaattaaaaaaattgatgttTTTAAGGAAAAATATACTTAGATTAATTAATGATAttagattaattaattttattataaaaataaagtttacatcAAACTAAAATATCTAACAAAATACTTTTTAGCAAAATATTTGCATATAAATCGACTACTATTAACATCATAGTAGATTTCTATtactattgctattattattGTACATAGATTTAAATGTATTCAAATGAGATCTTTATTAGAGCACGGGATTATTATTGAATTGTACGAAATAgagatattatttttttaatagttGAATGTCATGTCAgttattttattttcagttttaagatttttatttagatttaactTTTTCAATATGAAAGTATTAAAATTTAGAATGAAAATATTGATGAGACATTAAACTATTGGAAAATAAATATAGATGACAATGTGCGTAATTGTCTCATACATCTTTTCCTATTAATTTGGTATAAAAAAAAGCTAAAATATTCTATGAAAGGAACTtatattctttttaaaatttggaTCACTTTTTCAAGAAATTAAATTATTCATATCCACCATAAATAAAGATTGTTAGTAGTAttttatttggactcaatttaaaTGTAATgtgaattttaataaaaattgtcTAATTATCATTTTTGTTTTTGCCATAGTaggtataatataataatattttatttaataatttgcaAAATGGATAATAGGTTATGTGCGATACTTATACTCCAGCCGGCGATCCCATTCCCACCAACAAGAGGTTCAGTGCAGACAAAATCTTTAATCACCCTGACGTTGCTGCCGAAGAACCTTGGtaaatttattcttatttttctttaattatttttcaaagaaGGGTTTCTAAAAGTTCCATTTCCAAATCCATGTAATCTCTTGAATTTTAAAAGTCAAAGTAAACTTGACAATAAAAGCCAGTGAATAAGACCACCACCTGCCAGTCACGAGTGGTTAACTGGTGTGTTAATTTCAGCAAACTAAAAAGGTCAGAATTAGAAAATGAGCCTTCACCTCACCTACcaaaatttcatattcaaataaaTAGAATATAATAGTTGTACGTACAATATACATTATTCTTTATGTAATTTAAATAACTATCCTACATTCTCTTAtgttcatattttatatattttcaaaacccaatttttttatttaatctaatttaataTGAACATTATTACCATATCTAGTGGTGAGTACATAATTAACCTGAATGTTATTATTTCCATTTGAAGCATAGAAAGTAGGCCAATGATTAAACTTAATGGCCCTTTTAATAGGAACTTATTTTGGGTGTGGGCAGGGCTCAAAAGTGACTCTTCGAATAAAACACAGGCTTTCATTTTCATCTCGCCTTAAAAGTCTTTGCTTGTTGGATCATGCCTTAACACAAAACAACAAGGACTTTCTTTGCAGTTTGTCTTTGACAATTTTATCAAATCTTTATCTATCAATTTCAtttccttttatattcttaagTTAATTGTTTTTGTATCATTTATCGAGTTCAATGACATACTTTGTTGAGAGTTAAAGACCTTCATTTAAAGACCATAGTGCCTTACTCTCTATAATATATTTCACATTGCTAATATTTGGAAAAGTCAATGTTACTGCATTTCGTTCCCTTTTCTTTGTATTATATCTCATTGGCTGAAATCAGGTTCGGGATCGAGCAAGAATACACTCTTCTTCAAAAAGATACAAAGTGGCCTCTGGGTTGGCCTGTTGGAGGGTTTCCCGGCCCACAGGTACATATAACACACTGCAAATATTTTTTCTATATTCTTGGACTAAGATGGCGTTAGTTAAAGTAGATTATGCTGTGCATTGTAATCCTTAAATTCAGATTCACCGTATGTCATCATCTAAACCGAGTATTGTATCAATGCATTCAGGGTCCATACTACTGCGGAGTAGGGGCTGACAAATCCTTTGGTAGGGACATTGTGGACGCCCATTATAAAGCTTGTCTCTATGCTGGCATAAACATAAGTGGTATCAACGGTGAGGTTATGCCTGCTCAGGTGAGTTTTAAACTTCGTTAAAAAATTAAgctaggatttttttttttttctatggaCCTTCATTTTCCATGAATGATCTAATGGTTTAAACAGTGGGAGTTCCAAGTTGGTCCTGCCACTGGAATATCAGCAGGGGATCAATTATGGGTTGCTAGATACATACTCGAGGTATATATGATCCATGTACTAATAAATTTTCCCTTTTAATGTATGTACATAACATATTTGGTATTATTTTTCGAACAGCGAATCACGGAAATCGCCGGCGTTGTTCTTTCCTTCGATCCGAAACCAATTCCAGTTTGTTTTATTCGCACAACCTTTtccattaaattcatcaaattttcctttcctttttaagTTCTTTTAGTTATTTTTCTTGGTCTGCATTTCTCTTCTATCATCAGGGGGACTGGAATGGTGCTGGGGCTCATACTAACTATAGGTAGATACTAAATCAACGAGCACTAAACTTTTTAAGTACATAGATTCATTCTTTTCCATTAATGACTAgttaattgattgaattaaactaTTGGTTTCAGCACCAAGCCGATGAGAAATGATGGCGGCATTGATGTGATTAGGAAGGCAATCGAGAAGCTGGGTTTGCGCCACGAGCAGCACATTGCTGCCTATGGAGAGGGTAATGACAGACGCCTCACTGGTCGCCATGAAACTGCAGATATCAATTCATTTTCTTGGGTAAGTTAACATTATATA contains:
- the LOC108462898 gene encoding glutamine synthetase nodule isozyme-like isoform X1, with the protein product MSLINDFIKFNLNETTRKSIAEYLWIGGAGMDLRSKARTLPEPVTDPAKLPLWNFDGSSTDQAPGDDSEVILRPQAIFRDPFRGGSNILVMCDTYTPAGDPIPTNKRFSADKIFNHPDVAAEEPWFGIEQEYTLLQKDTKWPLGWPVGGFPGPQGPYYCGVGADKSFGRDIVDAHYKACLYAGINISGINGEVMPAQWEFQVGPATGISAGDQLWVARYILERITEIAGVVLSFDPKPIPGDWNGAGAHTNYSTKPMRNDGGIDVIRKAIEKLGLRHEQHIAAYGEGNDRRLTGRHETADINSFSWGVANRGASIRVGRDTEKAGKGYFEDRRPASNMDPYVVTSMIAETTILWKP
- the LOC108462898 gene encoding glutamine synthetase cytosolic isozyme 1-like isoform X2, whose translation is MTDPAKLPLWNFDGSSTDQAPGDDSEVILRPQAIFRDPFRGGSNILVMCDTYTPAGDPIPTNKRFSADKIFNHPDVAAEEPWFGIEQEYTLLQKDTKWPLGWPVGGFPGPQGPYYCGVGADKSFGRDIVDAHYKACLYAGINISGINGEVMPAQWEFQVGPATGISAGDQLWVARYILERITEIAGVVLSFDPKPIPGDWNGAGAHTNYSTKPMRNDGGIDVIRKAIEKLGLRHEQHIAAYGEGNDRRLTGRHETADINSFSWGVANRGASIRVGRDTEKAGKGYFEDRRPASNMDPYVVTSMIAETTILWKP